A segment of the Opitutia bacterium genome:
AGCGGCCGTCCGTCGAGGAGTCAGACCGCCATGCTTCTCGCCACGATCATCCTCGCCGCGCTCGTCGTCCTCACGAGTTGGGACGCCGGTGAGGCGTCATGAACGCGGAAATGCAGCCGCCCATTCCTCTGCGTCAAAGCCGAGGAGCCCCACACCTTCGCCGAGGACGAATGGGCGTTTCACCAACCGCCCATCGGAGCCGAGCAAGGCGAGGGCTTCCGCCTCCGTCATCGCCGGGAGCTTCGCGGCGAGTCCGCGTTCGCGGTATTGGATGCCGGAAGTGTTGAAGAGCCGGCGCAGCTGGCCGCCTTGATGCCGCAACATCGCGCGCAGCTCCGCGGGAGTCGGCGGTTGCTCGTAGATCGGACGTTCGACGAACTCCACGCCACGCTCGCGGAGCCAGCGCGTCGCGTCGCGGCACGTGCTGCATTTGGCGTAGGCGTAGATGATGACAGGGGAGCGGGCCATGGTGGGAGGCATTCAACCTGCGCCGTCTCTCCGCACAAGCGCCCATTGCGCCGGGATGATTCGCGTTGTCTCGCAGACGACAGTCCCAACGCTGGCGCGATGAAGAAGACTTTCCCGCTCCAGCAAGCCGGCCGCGACGACGCCCGTGTGCGCGACAAGATTCGCCACGAGGTGAACAAGTTCCTGCGCCGCGCCCGGCAGCGTCCGCCGCAGGAGGGTTTTC
Coding sequences within it:
- a CDS encoding arsenate reductase family protein translates to MARSPVIIYAYAKCSTCRDATRWLRERGVEFVERPIYEQPPTPAELRAMLRHQGGQLRRLFNTSGIQYRERGLAAKLPAMTEAEALALLGSDGRLVKRPFVLGEGVGLLGFDAEEWAAAFPRS